Proteins found in one Synechococcus sp. LA31 genomic segment:
- a CDS encoding RNA-binding protein gives MTIYIGNLSFQAEQEDLLDLFSQYGEVAKCSLPLDRETNRKRGFAFVEMANEADEQKAVDDLQNVEWMGRMIRVNKATPRQGGGGGGGGYGGGGGGRGGYGGGNRGGGGGYGGGGGDRGGYGGGGGGGYDGGGGNRW, from the coding sequence CCATTTACATCGGCAACCTCTCGTTCCAGGCCGAACAAGAGGATCTGCTTGACCTCTTCAGCCAGTACGGCGAAGTGGCCAAGTGCAGCCTTCCCCTCGACCGTGAAACCAACCGCAAGCGCGGTTTCGCCTTCGTCGAGATGGCCAATGAAGCCGACGAGCAGAAAGCCGTCGACGATCTCCAAAACGTGGAGTGGATGGGCCGCATGATCCGCGTCAACAAAGCCACTCCCCGTCAAGGCGGCGGTGGTGGCGGCGGCGGCTACGGCGGTGGCGGCGGTGGCCGTGGCGGCTACGGCGGTGGCAACCGTGGTGGCGGTGGTGGCTATGGCGGTGGCGGTGGTGACCGCGGCGGCTATGGCGGCGGCGGTGGCGGCGGCTACGACGGCGGCGGCGGCAACCGCTGGTGA